GACTATGATTGGAGGGCGTCCTTCATTCAGAGTTGATGCACACAGTGGAGCTATTTCAGAAGTGATTCTAAGTTTTAGTGTTACATTTTTGGTTTTGCTGATTATCCTAAGAGGTCCTCGTAAACTGCTAGCTAAAACATTCTTACTCGCTATAGCCACCGTCTCAGTGTTCATCGCAGGATCTACATTCACTAGACCATTCATGAATCCTGCCATTGTAAGTTCATTATACTAGTGATCCTACTCAATAATTGTTGAACTTATTTTTTCATACTATGAATCTTGATAGTCTTGTCTCGTGGATGCAGGCATTTGGGTGGGCATATATACACAAGTCACACAACACATGGAACCATTTCTATGTGTATTGGTTCAGCTCCTTCACCGGAGCTATTTTATCTGCGATTCTCTTTCGGAGTCTATTTCAGCCGCCACTTCCGGTCCAgaaaaaacagaagaaagcttGAGTAAATAGGAAGAACACAACTCAAAATttcatgaattatatatactacTTGTGTGTGTTTTGAGTTGTAGTCTGTCATTTGTACTTTGTAAACTCATGTCCTCTATTTTGTTCTCAATGGATTCACTCTCGTCCGGTTTTCTTGCCACATAA
Above is a window of Brassica napus cultivar Da-Ae chromosome A10, Da-Ae, whole genome shotgun sequence DNA encoding:
- the LOC106387781 gene encoding probable aquaporin SIP1-2 — its product is MNAVRSALGDMVITFFWVILSATFGLQTAAIISAAGFHGITWAPPLITTVVVFFSISVFTVIGNFLGGASFNPCGNAAFYTAGVSTDSLFSLAIRSPAQALGAAAGAITIMEMIPEKYKTMIGGRPSFRVDAHSGAISEVILSFSVTFLVLLIILRGPRKLLAKTFLLAIATVSVFIAGSTFTRPFMNPAIAFGWAYIHKSHNTWNHFYVYWFSSFTGAILSAILFRSLFQPPLPVQKKQKKA